ttactggaatttgaggggaaaataatggaaaagtgTGAGAAACGTAAAGAAATGGTTTCCtctgaaatgaaagagaaaggaaaattgtcatatgactgtgacatctgtgaAAAGGTTTTCTCTCTCAAATGTAACCTAAATtcccacaaacgtattcatgcaggagagaagccatatcactgtgatatttgtggtaaatcattctctcaaaatattcatttaactggacacagaaatattcatacaggagacaagCCATATCACTGTGGGATCTGTGGTATATCATTTTCTCAGTGTGCtaccttaactaaacacaaacgtattcatactggagagaggccacatcattgtgatatctgtggtaaatcattctctcaaagtactcACTTgactacacacatacgtattcatacaggagagaggccatatcattgtgatatctgtggtaaatcattctccgaaCGTAATACCTTAGCagcacacatacgtattcatacaggagagaaaccgtatcattgtgatatttgtggtaaatcattcactcaaaatTGTACTTTAACTACACACaagcgtattcacacaggagagaagccattttactgtgatatctgtggtatatcATTCACTGAAAATAGTGCCTTGGCAatccacaaacgtattcatacaggagagaaaccatatcagtgtgatatctgtggtaaatcattctccgagCGTAATAACTTAGtagcacacaaacgtattcacacagacgagaagccat
This DNA window, taken from Octopus sinensis linkage group LG4, ASM634580v1, whole genome shotgun sequence, encodes the following:
- the LOC118763175 gene encoding zinc finger protein 723-like, encoding MEKCEKRKEMVSSEMKEKGKLSYDCDICEKVFSLKCNLNSHKRIHAGEKPYHCDICGKSFSQNIHLTGHRNIHTGDKPYHCGICGISFSQCATLTKHKRIHTGERPHHCDICGKSFSQSTHLTTHIRIHTGERPYHCDICGKSFSENSALAIHKRIHTGEKPYQCDICGKSFSQNSNLMRHKIIHTREEGKGQFL